The DNA sequence CGGTGGCATAGTCCCACCTCGAGACTTTCACATCTTCAAATTGTGGATCTAATCCATCGGATTGGCGGTTTTCATCTTCATATTTGTCGGTGAAGCCATCTCCATCGGTGTCTTCATTTCTGGGATCAGTACCAACCAGGTTGAGCTCTAGGAAATCGGAAAGTCCATCTCCATCGGTGTCTTGGGAATAAGGATCTGTTCCCGAGTTAGCTTCCTCTGCATCCCATACCCCGTCGCTATCAGTGTCGCCGAGTGTTGGGATCGAGAACCCGACATAGACTGCTCTATCCGCCTGGCCGTCGACTACTTCGCCGGCTTCGTCTCCATCTGAAAGGCCGTCGTCGTCGGTATCGGGATTCATGGGGTTGGTGATAAACGTTTCGCCCCGTTGTGTTGACCATCCGAGGACCTCCGCTTTGTCATTTAGGCCGTCATCGTCTGAGTCAGCCTTCAAAGGGTCGGAGACACCAGTGTAAAGCGACGCCTCTGCAAGATTCTCAGCAGGCTGACCAGCTTCGACGCCGTCGGTCAGCCCATCTCCATCAGTGTCAGGGTTCTTAGGATCAGTGACATAGGTGTGACCGGCAAGTGTCGTCCACCCCTCTTCCTCCACAAGATCGGGGATACCGTCACCGTCAGTGTCTAGGTTCGGATCAGTGGGCTCCAGCTGGGTGGGGGCAGCTACCTCAGGAAAGGCTTCTTCAGGAGCATCGGGACTAAAGCTCGGAATAACCGCACTGACTGCCAGAACAGTCACCACGATGGCAGCAGCAACTAGTATTTTTGTCGCTGCCACGTGGTTCTTTATCCAGAGCTCGATGTGGCTCCGGAGGCTAGCAGGTGTCAGGTCCTGATCCGACGGCACATCGGTACGACTATCCATTCGGGTCTCCACTAAGAATGCGAGGCTGTCGCGGCCAGCGAATTCTCTATCTTTACGGCTGGTCCGCTCATCCCTCATTGACTCTGGCAATTCCGGAGATGTTACCGGACCTAGTAGGAAGTCGTTTTAGAATCAATACAAAAGGTGCTCGACATCATTGTGGAGACAGTCAGCGCCCATTCGGACGCGGAAGACTAATCCATAAATGCAGCCAGATCGGCCGATCGCTTCGCCATTCGTTCGAGCCGCGATTCGGTCATCGAGGCGATCTGGTCGATGACGACTCGTTGGCGCGCGGCATCGGTGTCCGCTTCCTCCCACCATTGGCGGAACATCGGGTCGAGGGAGCCGGGTGCACCGGCGGTGAGGTAGTCGAAGACGCGGTAGATGCGTTCGCGTTGGCGGTCTTGGCGGGCCAGGTGTGCGGGTTTGTCCATGACGTACAGCACGGCGATGGTCTTCAGCAGCGTCACTTCGGCAAGAGCTTGGGGTGGCACGATCAGTTCGCCGTGGTAGCGGCCGAGGGTGCTCTTGCTTGTCTGCGCTCCCTCAAGGGTTGCCTGCACCGTCGCCCCGACATAGCGTCCCACTAGCTCGGAGGTCATCCTTTTGAGGCCTGCGTAGCCGCGCAGGGTGTCGTCGAAGTCGGCGGCTGCGGCGACGACGGTGAGCTGGCGGAGAGAATCGGCGGCGTCGAGAAGCTCTTCGGGGGTGCCGCCGAAGGCGCGCGCACCCTTTTCCGCCAAGGCGGCGAGCTCGACGAGGTCCCACAGGACGTGAAGGTTGATGCGGCCGGAAACGATGCCATCTTCGACGTCGTGAACGGAGTAGGCGATGTCGTCTGACCAGTCCATCGCCTGGGCTTCCATCGCGGGGCGCTCGTCGGTGTGGCCTTCCCGCAGCCAGGCGAGGATCTCGGCGTCCTCGTCGTAGCAGCCGTACTTGCGGTTGACGCTGCCATCGGAGTTGGTGCGGGTGCGCGGATACTTGCAGGCAGCGTCGAGGGCAGCGCGGGTGAGGTTGAGGCCGAAGCTCTCGCCGGAGGGGGACACGATCTTCGGTTCGAGGCGGGTGAGAATGCGCAGGGTCTGGGCGTTACCTTCGAAACCACCGCAATCTCCGGCGACCTCGTTGAGCGCGACCTCACCGTTGTGGCCGTACGGCGGGTGGCCGATGTCGTGGGTGAGTCCGGCCATCTCGCAGAGATCGGGATCAAGGCCAAGGCCGGTGCCGATCCCGCGGGAAATCTGCGCGACCTCCAGCGAATGCGTCAGCCGGGTGCGCGGGGTATCCCCATCACGGGGGCCAACGACCTGGGTTTTGTCCGCCAGCCGGCGCAAAGCCGCAGAATGGAGCACTCGCGCACGATCGCGTCCGAAGTCGCCGCGATGATCCGGGGTGGCGTTTTCGAAGTCACTACCCTTGGGTGCCTCGTCGAACCGGCGGGCGGTGTCAGCGGCGTTATAGCGGTACATCAGTCTCCTTTAAATCTCGTCCACCCAGCATATTTGCCGCGAGCCTCAGCACGGATTCTCCCCCGCCGCCTTCTCCGCGTCGAGTTGCTGATGACGCGCCTTCCGCGATGGCCGCAGGGCAGACTGAATCCGCCGGAGCGTACTCTCCAATTCCTCCGCCTTGTCACGCCCGACAACAAGGGAGGCGTCGACCACAGCCAGGCCGCCCAGCTCGTGGGACAGCGTCAACCACCACGACGGACGAGGGAAGCGTGAGGGACTCGTCTGCGTCGGCGACGCGTAAGCATCAATACCCAGCTCCCGGGCGATTCTTTCCGCCCGCAAGCTGTGGTGAGGATCAGTGACCACAAGGGCCGGGCCGAGATCGGGATACTCATCGAGTAGGGCGCAGAACGACCCGCGGGTGTCATTGCCTCGACCCACCGCGCTCACCCGCTCAGCAGGCACCCCGTGGTCGATGAGATAGGTCCGTCCAACCTCCGCCTCGGTGAAGCGATCACCCGGCAGGTTCCCGCCGACGGGATAGAAATGTTCCACCCGGCCCTCCTCCCACAGCAAGACGGCGTGGTCCAGGCGTGCGGCAAATTGCCGCGAGGGACGTCCATCATATTGGGCCGTGCCGAGCACAACTGCGGAGCGGGCGTGCGGGAGGGGGAAACGGCGGCGCAAATAAGCATGGGTGAGGATGCGGGCCGGACCAGCCAATGCCACGACTGCCAGGAAATAGGGAGCTTTCACATCGGACAGTGTGCCAGGCTGGGCGGTAGTCTGGTGCGCATGAAACCCTCGATGCCTCGCCCGAAGACCATGGCCGCCGCGGCTGGCATCTCCGCCGCTGCATTATTCGGCGGCGCTCCCCTTGCGCTGGCGTTGAGTCCGTCGACTGTGCTGGCGCAAGCAACAGCGACGGATACGCTCGCACCAGGGCATTTGTCGGCGCCGGTGACGGACGAGTCGGGGGTGCTCGATGCCTCGCAGAGCGCGGAGCTGGAATCGAAAATCCAGCAGTACAAGATCGATGGAAAGAAGTCGATTTTCGTCGTGTACTTGCCTAGCTTCGGTGATATGTCTCCCGAGGAGTGGACGAAAGCCGCCGTCGCGGCCAACGGCGGCGGGAATACCGGCGTGCTGGCTATTGCCACCGGAACCCGCCAATTCGGATTCAGCGGCGGCGATCAGTGGACCGACGCTGAGCTCAACGATGTGTACGATGCCGCCTACCCCGAGCTGGTGAACAATAACTGGTACGAGGCTGCCTCGGCGGCCATCGGCGGCGCATCATCCTCCGGCGAAATGTCCGGCGAATCCGCCGCGTGGCTGGCCGGCGGCGCGGGAGCTGCCGTCGCCGCTGGCGGTGGCGTCTGGGCGTATTCCCGCCGTAGGCGGAAGGCGACCGATGCGGCTGTGCTGGAGGATTCCCGCAGTATCGACCCCTCCGATACGCGCCGCATGCTCGAGCTGCCGATGGAAACCCTCGAGCACCGCGCGCAGGAGGAGCTTGTTTCCACCGACGAGTCGATCCGCCGTGGCCGCGAGGAGCTAGACCTGGCGATTTCCGAGTTCGGGCCCGAGCGCACTCGTTCCTTCACCCGCGCCATGAACCACTCGACGACGACGCTACAAAAGGCCTTTGCCCTGCAGCAACGTCTCAATGACTCCATCCCGGAGACGCCAGCTGAGCGCCGAGCCATGCTCGTGGACATCATCTCCTCCTGTGGACAGGCCGATCGCGCGCTCGATGCCGAGGCCGATGCCTTCGCCGAGATGCGCAATCTCCTGGCTACCGCCGATGTCAAAATTGGCGAACTGACTCAGCGCACCATCGACCTGCGCGCTCGCCTCCCGAAGGCCACCGACACCATGGCCCAGCTGCGCGAACGCTACACTCCGGAGGTCCTGGCCAGTGTCAATGACAACATCGAGATGGCCTCCGCGTCGCTCGATGAGGCAGAGGGGGCCTTGGGCTCTGCCCGTGACCTCGAGGCCAAGCCAGCCGGCGAGCAAGGCGGGCTGGTGGAGGCCATCCGCCACTCCGAGCACGCGATCGAGGTCGCCGATCGCCTGCTCACTGGCATCGAACACGCCGATGAAAACATCAGCACCGCCCGCGCCAACGTCGGCGCCCTCATCGAGGAAATCGAGCAGGAGATCGGCGAGGCAGGCGACCTCAAGCGCCGCGGCACCTCCCAGGGCGCGCCCGCCGATTGGAACAAGCTTGACGATGTCGTCGGTCGCGCCGTCGCCGCCCTCGACCAGGCTCGCACGACCGCCAGCGCCGATCCGCTGGGCACCTACACCTCTCTGACAGCTATCGATGCGGAGCTCGACGAACAGCTTGACACGGTCCGCGAAACTACCGCCAACCAGGAGCGCCAGCTCCAGA is a window from the Corynebacterium testudinoris genome containing:
- a CDS encoding deoxyguanosinetriphosphate triphosphohydrolase, which codes for MYRYNAADTARRFDEAPKGSDFENATPDHRGDFGRDRARVLHSAALRRLADKTQVVGPRDGDTPRTRLTHSLEVAQISRGIGTGLGLDPDLCEMAGLTHDIGHPPYGHNGEVALNEVAGDCGGFEGNAQTLRILTRLEPKIVSPSGESFGLNLTRAALDAACKYPRTRTNSDGSVNRKYGCYDEDAEILAWLREGHTDERPAMEAQAMDWSDDIAYSVHDVEDGIVSGRINLHVLWDLVELAALAEKGARAFGGTPEELLDAADSLRQLTVVAAAADFDDTLRGYAGLKRMTSELVGRYVGATVQATLEGAQTSKSTLGRYHGELIVPPQALAEVTLLKTIAVLYVMDKPAHLARQDRQRERIYRVFDYLTAGAPGSLDPMFRQWWEEADTDAARQRVVIDQIASMTESRLERMAKRSADLAAFMD
- a CDS encoding YdcF family protein, which gives rise to MRRRFPLPHARSAVVLGTAQYDGRPSRQFAARLDHAVLLWEEGRVEHFYPVGGNLPGDRFTEAEVGRTYLIDHGVPAERVSAVGRGNDTRGSFCALLDEYPDLGPALVVTDPHHSLRAERIARELGIDAYASPTQTSPSRFPRPSWWLTLSHELGGLAVVDASLVVGRDKAEELESTLRRIQSALRPSRKARHQQLDAEKAAGENPC
- a CDS encoding TPM domain-containing protein produces the protein MKPSMPRPKTMAAAAGISAAALFGGAPLALALSPSTVLAQATATDTLAPGHLSAPVTDESGVLDASQSAELESKIQQYKIDGKKSIFVVYLPSFGDMSPEEWTKAAVAANGGGNTGVLAIATGTRQFGFSGGDQWTDAELNDVYDAAYPELVNNNWYEAASAAIGGASSSGEMSGESAAWLAGGAGAAVAAGGGVWAYSRRRRKATDAAVLEDSRSIDPSDTRRMLELPMETLEHRAQEELVSTDESIRRGREELDLAISEFGPERTRSFTRAMNHSTTTLQKAFALQQRLNDSIPETPAERRAMLVDIISSCGQADRALDAEADAFAEMRNLLATADVKIGELTQRTIDLRARLPKATDTMAQLRERYTPEVLASVNDNIEMASASLDEAEGALGSARDLEAKPAGEQGGLVEAIRHSEHAIEVADRLLTGIEHADENISTARANVGALIEEIEQEIGEAGDLKRRGTSQGAPADWNKLDDVVGRAVAALDQARTTASADPLGTYTSLTAIDAELDEQLDTVRETTANQERQLQILAKQLNSATATIQGAEDLIASRGRVVKAQARTYLADAKRLHAQAIQQRTTNTRGAIEAARQATVAAQYASKQAQSDIDDYQRRQYSNRGGGSNMGGIVTGMVINEILSGGGRGGGFGGGFGGGGFGGGGFGGGGGGGFRGGSF